A genomic region of [Eubacterium] eligens ATCC 27750 contains the following coding sequences:
- a CDS encoding DUF5692 family protein codes for MLFQLYGSTAMTQLLGWVLVFAGLVILNEIGRRTKIGGIVLFVIIPAVLTIYFITIQAGLFGGHSNQTYEYMNGWFHYAKLYAADIGVVGFLMIKYKWGIGKKEWFKPWPFVIVAINILIAVVSDFESAIRAYQITGDFSGAWWASNEGVFLYGGWWNIVNGIAGLINIFCMTGWWGIYSSKKKDDMLWPDMTIWFIVAYDIWNFEYTYCNLPTHTWYCGVALLLAPTFANALWNKGGWIQNRAMTLATWCMFAQVLPLFQLSNTFSVLPSLYGGATKAGVKALDLYNAAITCHTTGASAGDAIANFGITANPTAQGVVAMLAIIANVVCISVIIKRSIEQKKCPYTKEIWVGTRDYEQAMSRAE; via the coding sequence ATGTTATTTCAACTTTATGGCAGCACAGCCATGACTCAGTTACTGGGTTGGGTGCTTGTGTTTGCAGGATTAGTAATTCTTAATGAGATAGGTCGTCGTACTAAGATTGGTGGTATCGTGTTATTCGTTATCATTCCGGCTGTACTCACAATCTATTTCATAACAATTCAGGCAGGTCTGTTTGGCGGTCACAGCAATCAGACATATGAGTATATGAACGGATGGTTCCATTATGCTAAGCTTTATGCAGCAGATATCGGAGTTGTCGGTTTCCTCATGATTAAGTATAAGTGGGGAATTGGAAAGAAAGAATGGTTTAAACCTTGGCCATTCGTAATTGTTGCTATTAATATTCTTATTGCGGTAGTATCTGATTTTGAATCAGCCATAAGAGCTTACCAGATTACTGGAGATTTTTCTGGTGCATGGTGGGCATCTAATGAAGGTGTATTCCTTTATGGTGGCTGGTGGAATATTGTTAATGGAATTGCAGGACTTATTAATATCTTCTGTATGACAGGCTGGTGGGGAATTTACTCATCTAAGAAAAAGGATGATATGCTCTGGCCGGATATGACAATATGGTTTATCGTTGCTTATGACATCTGGAATTTTGAGTATACATATTGTAATCTTCCAACACATACATGGTACTGTGGTGTAGCTCTTCTTCTTGCTCCTACATTTGCTAATGCATTATGGAATAAGGGTGGATGGATTCAGAACAGAGCCATGACACTTGCGACATGGTGCATGTTTGCACAGGTATTACCATTATTCCAGTTAAGCAATACATTCAGTGTATTGCCATCATTATATGGTGGAGCAACTAAGGCTGGTGTTAAGGCACTTGATCTTTATAACGCAGCAATTACATGTCACACTACAGGTGCAAGTGCAGGAGATGCAATTGCCAACTTTGGTATAACAGCTAACCCGACAGCACAGGGAGTTGTTGCAATGCTTGCAATAATAGCGAATGTGGTATGTATTTCGGTTATTATCAAGCGCTCTATTGAACAGAAGAAGTGTCCATATACTAAGGAAATCTGGGTTGGAACAAGAGACTACGAGCAGGCTATGTCAAGAGCAGAGTAA